The following proteins are encoded in a genomic region of Nicotiana sylvestris chromosome 4, ASM39365v2, whole genome shotgun sequence:
- the LOC104229358 gene encoding uncharacterized protein, which produces MEIIWQFMNQETKHSTCVTAAAISAWALLLSDINTWRIGHKKWKELIPYLLKQLEEGDEDVTAASINALALIFGKGNLEKFSNQTQEYSSTKDMKDDMMKHVKRAKQDASKILEDDYNKTATITLCGRRLTFNTWSQLKQMNYIRRFLGYGFTNHMMENKYLHELFHFVPAATRYSGLELYKSEYEEVAVRIFLPDVRRKCCRKRIYMSPNSLLNKGKTQLMNKYRSIAKEAKAGHYNAEGELD; this is translated from the coding sequence ATGGAAATTATATGGCAATTCATGAATCAAGAAACCAAACATTCAACGTGCGTGACTGCTGCAGCAATATCAGCTTGGGCTCTGCTCCTTTCGGATATAAATACATGGAGAATTGGTCACAAAAAGTGGAAAGAATTGATCCCTTATCTTCTAAAACAACTAGAGGAAGGTGATGAAGATGTTACTGCTGCTAGTATCAACGCGCTTGCTTTAATATTTGGAAAAGGTAATCTTGAGAAATTCtcaaatcaaacacaagaatatTCAAGCACAAAGGACATGAAAGATGACATGATGAAGCATGTAAAGAGAGCAAAACAAGATGCTTCGAAAATTCTGGAGGATGATTACAATAAGACAGCTACTATTACTTTATGTGGTAGAAGACTTACCTTTAATACCTGGTCACAATTGAAGCAGATGAATTACATAAGAAGATTTTTGGGCTACGGTTTTACAAATCACATGATGGAAAACAAGTATCTTCACGAACTCTTTCACTTTGTACCTGCAGCAACGAGATATAGTGGCTTAGAACTATATAAATCTGAATATGAAGAGGTAGCCGTTCGGATTTTCTTACCTGATGtaagaagaaaatgttgcagaaAGAGGATTTATATGTCTCCTAATTCTCTGCTGAACAAGGGAAAGACTCAGTTGATGAACAAGTACAGGAGTATTGCAAAAGAGGCCAAGGCTGGACATTACAATGCTGAGGGAGAGCTCGACTGA